CGCCTGGTGGGCTGGGCCCGGCACCGCTGCCTGGCGTTCGTCGAGGTCGACTGCGAGCCGGCGACCCGTGAGCGGGTGATCGCCGAACTGGTCGGGGTGCCGCAGATCGCCTCGGTGACGATCGCCAGCAGCGGGCGCGACCTGTGCCTGACCGTCCTCACGCCGGACCTCGCGTCGCTGTCCGCCCTGGTGCTGGGCCTGACCGGGGTCCGGGCCACCCGGACCCACCTGGTCACGCGGATGTTCACCGAGGGCGGCACGTGGCGGCTCGACTCGTTGACCGGCGGGCAGCGCGCGGTCCTGCGCCCGCCGCCGCCCGCCGCCGGCGTCCTCGCCGACACCGACCGGGACCTGCTGGTGGCGCTGGCCCCAGACGCGCGGTGCAGCGTCGCGGACCTCGCCGAGCGCACCGGCACCAGCGCGTCCACCGCGCGCAGGCGGCTGGCCCGTGCCGTGCGCGACGGCACGCTGACGTTCCGGTGCGAGACCGCGCAGCCCGTCACCGGGTGGCCGGTGTCGGCGAGCTTCTGGGCCAGGGTGCCGCCGCACGGGCTGCGCGCCGTGGTGGACGGGCTCGCCGCGCTGCCGGAGGTCCGCATGTGCGCGGCGGTGACCGGCGCGGACAACCTGGTGATCAGCCTGTGGCTGCGGTCGCTGCCGGACAGCCGGCGCTTCGAGGAGCGGTTGTCCACCCACTTCCCGAGCCTGGCCGTGAACGACCGCACGATCGAGCTGCGCGCGGTCAAGCGGATGGGCTGCCTGCTCACCCCGGACGGCCGCAGCACCGCCGTCGTGCCGGTCGACCCCTGGGCGGTCCGGCACGACGGGCCGCCACCCGCACCGTGAGGAGCACCGGTTTGTCCGACACCGCAGGTTCCCGCCGCCGCTACGCCGTGGTCGGCGTGGGACACCGCGCCGCGATGTACGTGGAGGCGCTCGCGTCCGAGTACGCCGACGACGGCGAGGTGGTGGCGTGGTGCGACCCGAGCCCGACCCGGATGTCCTACTACGACGCGGTCCTGGGGTACGCGCCGGCGCGCTACCCACCCGAGCGGTTCGACGACCTGCTGCGCGAGCGGCGACCGGACGCGGTGGTCGTCACCTCGCCGGACGCCACCCACCACCGCTACGCCGTGGCCGCGCTGCGGGCGGGGTGCGACGTCGTGGTGGAGAAGCCGCTGACCACCACCGCCGAGGGCGCGCGGGCCATCGCCGAGGCGGCCCGCGACTCGGTGGGAGGGGTGGTGGTGACGTTCAACTACCGGTACTCGCCGCGCAACGGCGAGGTGCGCCGGCTGATCGCGGGGGGCGCGATCGGCGACGTCACCTCCGTGCACTTCGAGTGGGTGCTGGACACCGTGCACGGGGCCGACTACTTCCGGCGGTGGCACCGGGACAAGGCCCACTCCGGCGGCCTGCTCGTGCACAAGGCGAGCCACCACTTCGACATGGTCCACTGGTGGTTGGGCGACGTGCCTCGGACGGTGTTCGCGCTGGGCGGCCTGCGGTTCTACGGAGCCGAGAACGCCGCCGCGCGCGGCCTCGGCCCGCGTCCGGAGCGCTCGACGGGCGCGCCGGGGACGGGGACGGACCCGTTCGCCCTGGACCTGCGCGCCGACGACGTGCTGCGCCGGCTCTACCTGGAGGCCGAGCCGGACGACGGCTACCTGCGCGACCGCGACGTGTTCAGCGGGGGCATCACCACCGAGGACAACCTCTCGGTGGTCGTCGGCTACCGCTCGGGCGCGTCGATGAGCTACTCGCTCAACGCCCACTCGCCGTGGGAGGGCTACCGGGTGGCGGTCAACGGCACGGCGGGCAGGCTGGAGCTGGACGTGGTGGAACGCGGCCACGTGCCCCCGGTCGGCGCGGCGGGCGTGGTGGGCCGCCCGGTGGTGGACCCGAGCGCCGGCCCGGGCCGCGCGGCCACCGCCGACCGCCCGACCGCCCCCGACCCGCGTCCGCCCGGTGAACGACTCCTGCTGCAACCCCACTGGTCCCCGGCCCGGCTGGTCGACGTCCCGCGGGGCGAAGGAGCCCACGGCGGGGGAGACGCCCACCTGCTGGCCGACGTGTTCCGCCCCTCCGGCGTCGAAGACCCGCTGGGGCGTCGCGCGGGGCTCCGCGACGGCCTGCTCGCCGCCGGCGTGGGCATCGCGGCGAACCGCTCCCTGGACACCGGCCGGGCGGTGCGCCTCGCCGACCTGTTCCAGGAGGGGTGAACGCGGACATCCGCTGCAGGTCGGACCGGCGCACTCCTGTGCCGCGACCCGGTGGGACCGGCGCGCTGTCCACCGCTGTCCGGTGTTCGTCGTCCGGTGCTCGTCGTCCGGCGGTGCCGCGCCGGGCGGCGGGGCTGGTGACCGACTGCACCGCGTCCGGCGCACCGGCGTGTGGGAAGGTGGAGGCGAACCCGGAGCGGGTTCCCGGACGAGCGGCGCCGTACCCGGTCAGCGACAAGACGGCGTTCCGGGAGTCGTCGTGCACTGGGTCGTCCTCCTCCTCTCCGCCGTGCTGGAAGCCGTGTGGGCCACCGCCCTGAGCAGGTCGGAGGGGTTCTCCAAGCTCTGGCCGACGGTCGTGTTCGCCATCGCCGCCGCTGGCAGCATGGGCGGTCTCGCGTACGCCATGCGCGGCCTGCCCGTGGGCACGGCGTACGCGGTGTGGGTCGGGATCGGCGCGGCCCTGACCGCCGGCTACGCCATGTGGTCCGGGACCGAGCCGGTGTCCCTGGTCAGGGCGCTGCTGCTGGCCGGGATCGTGGGCTGCGTGATCGGGCTCAAGCTCACCCACTGACCGCGGGGTTGACCTTCGGGTTACCCGAAGCCCGATGATGGCCGGGTGCCCGACCCCGAACTCCTCACCATCGGTGCCTTCGCCCGCTCCAGCGGGTTGACGGCCGGCGCGCTGCGCTTCTACGCCGACTCGGGCCTGTTGCCGCCGGCCAGCGTGGACCACTCGTCCGGGTACCGCTACTACACCCGTGACCAGGCGGAACGCGCCGTGACGATCCGCCGCCTGCGGGAGGTCGACATGCCGCTGGAGCTGATCGCCGAGGTCCTCGCGCCCGGCTCCCGCGACGCCGCCCGGATCATCGACGACCACGTGGCGCACCTCGCGCACCGCACCCGCCGGGCGTGGGAGACCGCCGCGGCGGTCAAGGCCGCGCTGGGCCTCGTGCCGTCGACCCCGCGCGTGTGCCTCAACGGCCCGGTGTTCACCGCCGCCGTCGAGCAGGTCCTCACCGCCACCGCGCAGGAGCCGGAACTGCCCGTGCTCAACGGGGTGCGCGTCGAGGTGTCCGCCGACGGCGTCGTGCTCACCGCCACCGACCGGTACCGCCTGGCGACCCGCACCCTGGTTCCCACCGCACCGAGCGAGGCCGACTGGGCGGTCACCGTCGACGCCGACGACCTGCGGTTGGCGCTGCCGTGGACGCGCCGCCGGCACGACCTGGGGGTGAGCACCCGCGCCGGTCGCGTCCACCTCCGGGGCGACGACGGGGATGCCCGAGAGTGCCGCACCCTGCCCGAACCGTTCCCCGACCACCGGCTGCTGCTGGCGTCCCTGCCGGAGGTGCGCACCCGCGTCCTCGTGGCCCGCAACGCCCTGCTGCGGGACGTGGAGGCGCAGCGCGACCACCGCGTCCGGCTCGACGCGCGCGGGTCCGGGGTCGTCGTCTCGTCCGCGGGGACCCCGCCCGCACCGCCGGTCGCCGCCGTCGTCACGGGTCCGCCGATCACGATCGCGTTCGCCACCACCACCCTGCACCCGGCGATCGGCACGGCGGTCGGCCCGGACGTGATGCTCGACTTCGCCGGCCCCCACGACCCCGTCGTCGTCCGCTCGGCCGACGACGGCGACCTCACCACCCTCGTCATGCCCCTCCGAGCGGAACCCGAAGGACGTGCCCGATGACCACCGCACCCGCCGAAGACCCCACCATGACCGAGATCACGGCGGCCGTGAGCCTCGGCCACACCGGCGACACCGCCGCCGCGCGCACGCGGCTGCTGGAGCTCTGGCACCGGATCGGCCCGGTGGGCGACCCCTTCCACCGGTGCGTCCTCGCGCACTACGCGGCCGACCTCCACGACGACCCGGCGGAGGCCCTCGTCTGGGACGTCCGCGCGCTCGACGCCGCGGAGGTCCTCACCGACGACCGGGTCCAACGCCACCACGACGGCCTCCGCATCGCCGCCTTCCTCCCGTCGCTGCACCTCAACCTCGCCGACGGCTTCCGCAGGCTGGGCTCGTTCGCCGCGGCGGCCGAACACGTCTCCGCCGCGCGGCGCCACGAGCACACCCTCGGGGACGACGGCTACGGCACGATGATCCGGCGGGCGGTCGACGAGGTCGCCGAGGCGATCGACCGCCGGTCCACCGGGAAGCGCGCGAGCGCGCCGGGGCCGGCCGCCCGGTAGTTCAGACGACCTCGACGGTGACGGCCGCGGTGTGGGTGGAGCCGCCGTGCGAGAACTCCAGGAACAGCCGGTGCTCGCCGCGCTCGGCGAAGACGGCCTGGAACGACAGCTCGCCGCCGGTCAGCGGCACGCCCAGCGGTTCCAGCGGGTGCAGGTGGGTGGCCGACAGCAGCACGGTGTGGAAACCGGTCATGTGCCCGTAGGCGCCCAGGTGCGGGTCGAGCGCGCGCACCGGTTCGCCGTCCGGGGCGCGGACGGCGAACCGGAGCCGTTGCGGTCGCAGGGCGGTGGGTGTCACCGGCTCGTCGACGCGGGTCACCGTGAACCCGCCGGAGGTGACCGCCTCGGCGCCCGGGGCCGGGACGGGCACCAGGGTCGTGTCGCCGGGCACGCTGAACGGCACGCCGAGCACGACCGGGTGGCGCGGGTCGGCGGTGTCGTGCGGCACGAACTCGACGAACATCCGGTACGCGCCCCCGTCGGGCAGGTCCAGGGCGGTGTGCCACTCGTCGCCCACGAGTGTCGGGTGCACGTGCCGGAAGACGTGCATGTCGTCGCGGACGGCGAAGAGGTGCAGCTGCTTGGTCTGGTTCTCGCGGAAGCCGGTGCGCGGCAGCCCGTCCGGGCCGATGACGCGGAACGCGACGGGCACGGCGTCCCCGCGCGTGCCCGGTGTCGTCACCTGCTCCAGGCGGTAGCCGCTCTCGTTGTCGGACAGGCCGTCGCCGTGCGCGGCGGGCACGAGGTCCGCCGCGCGCTGGTGCGTGGAGTGCGTCGCCGAGCCGGGTGGGGACGGGCTGAACAGCGCCAGCCCGCCCGCCACCACCACCGCCGCGGCGGCCACGACGAACACCCAGTCCGTGAACCGCAAATCGCGCACGTCCACCCCTCGCGGGTTACCGGGAGGGGAGGTTGGGCCTGACCACGACCAGGCCCTGCTCGATGCCGTTCACCAGCACGATGCCGCTGGCGAAGTACGGGTAATCGCTCCACGCCCCGTTGAACTTCGCGCTGTCGGACGCCGGGTGGATGTCGAAGTAGCCGACCTCGGTCAACCGCCCCGACGCGACCTGCGTGACGTCCAGGATGCGCAGGCCCGCCTGGTAGTTGGCCTGGTAGGTGTACCCGCCCTTGACGTACTGGTTGTGGTCGATCGCGGTGGCCGGAGAGCTGTAGGTGCCGGTGTGCACCGGGGACGACAGCCGCGCCAGGTCCCAGATGTAGGTCTTGGTGCGCTTGTCGGTGCCCCTCGACTCGTCCAGCTCGTCGTCCAGCAGGAAGTACCGCTGGTCCTCCGTCAGCCAGCCCTGGTGCGAGTACTGCGCGCCGGAGTAGCCCTTGCGCGAGATCTGCACCGGGGCGGACTTCGTGGTCACGTCGACGATGGTGAGCGTGTCCTCGTTGGCGTTGAAGCAGATCTCCCTGCCCCGGTAGGTGGTGTCCGGGCCGCGGTAGACCACGCACTGGGTGTCGTGCGTGTAGCCGTCCTGGGACACGCAGCCCGCCTTGACCGGGGACTTGGGGGTGCGGATGTCGACGATGTGCGGTCCGCCGCCGCACGTGTTGGAGCCGACCGCGTAGGCGAAGCCGGTCTCCTCGTTGATCGCGATGTTGTGCGCCGGGCCGAAGCCCTTGTACAGGGCGTCCGCGGTGAACGTCTGCGGCGTCGTGACCGTCCGCAGGCGGGTCAGGTCGAACACCTGCATGCCGTGGCCGGTGATGAAGTCGGCCACGATGAACGCGTGACCCTGGTACACCTTCATGTCGCGCCAGCTGCTGCTGCCGCCGTTGGACGGCAGGTTGCCCAGGTACCGGGGCGACGTCGGCGTGCTCACGTCGACGAACGCGGTGCCGTTGGTGCGGCCGACGATCGCGTACTCCTTGCCGGAGGACGGGTCGGTCCAGCCCCAGATGTCGTTGCCGTTGCCGCCACCCATGCGCGACAGCGGCAGGACGCTGAGCAGGTCCACGTTCTTGCAGGGGTAGATGTCGGCCTTGCCGTTGACGCAGGGCACGCCGGCGGCGGTGCCGACCACGGCGTGCCGCTCGGCGGGGACGTGGTCGGCCATGAACGTGCGGGCCGCGGCCTGGCCCTCGGGGGTGTCGGGGTCGTGCGCGGACGCGGCCGTCATCGACAGCGCGACCAAGGAGGCCGTGAGCACGGCCAGCCCGGCTGTTCGCAGGATCTTCATGGGCAGCGCTCCTCGCCGGAAATGCCCGGACCCGCTGGGGCGGCCCGGGAGCAGGGGTTTCCGATCGAGTCCCACGGTAGGGGGAGTGGCTACGGTGAGTGAACCGCCGATCGTCGGTTCTCCGCCGACCTTCCGCTCGTCCGGCGGGAGATCAGCGCACGCGCGGCAAACGCCGCGTCGCGTCGTCGCCCGCCGGGGTGGGACGGGGAATGCGCTCCGTGACGTCCACCGCGCCCACGACGACCGTGTCCGCGTCCGGCGTCGGGGACGTCGACCCGGGCAGGAGCGGTCGGAAGCGGTCGACGAGCGCCACCGCGACCGGGCGGAAGGCGAGGGCCAGCAGGGGAGCGGCGGTGACGCCCAGCAGGTAGCCGACGGCCACGTCGTGCGGGTAGTGCACGCCCACGAACACCCGTGACAGCGCCATGATCGCGGCCAGCGGCAGCACCACGGGCGCCAGGCCGCGCCACGCGAGCACCAGCGCGCCCGCGCTCGCGGCGGCGATCGTGGCGTGGTTGCTGGGGAACGACCAGTCGCCCACGGGCGGGCACTCGGCCAGCGCCAGCGCGCCCGCCACCGCGCGGCACGGGCGCTCCTCCTCGATGAACGACTTGGCCGTCTCGCTGATCGCGTACGCGCCCACGGTCGCGAACGGCGCCAGCAGGGCCGGGGCCAGCGAACGGGACGGCGCCCGCCGGAGCCGCCACGCGGCCAGCAGGAACAGCACGGCGAACACGACCAGCCCGCCGTCGGTGCCCCACTCGGCGAAGCCCTGGAACCACAGCGGTGTCCCGGCGGCGAACTCGGTGATCGCGCGGTAGAGGTCGGCGCTGGTCTCGAACACTGCGGTGATCACGACCCCAAGGTTATTCACCTGCTGGTCGGCGTGTCGCAAGGCGGTCGTGATCCACCGTCCCCCGGTGTGGGGTATGGGGACCCACCGAGGTGCGCGGGCCGTGCCGGCGACCTCGGGCGTGCCGGGACCGCACGGCATCCCGTCGTCGCGCCAGTGAGCCGCAGCCCGTCCTTGCGGCACCCCGAAGCCGGTCATTTCGAGCACTGAACCGAGTCTGACGTGCGCGAACAGGTAGTCCGCCCGGCCAGGGTGATCGACTGGGCCCGGCGTTCGGGTGACCCCTGTAATGAACCCGGTCCGCGCCGCGAAACGTCGATCGCAGCGATCCCTGCTCCCGCTGCGCGCTGTGCCGCCCGACCGGCCGAGCCTCCCCGCGGCCGGGTTGTGCCCCTGCCCGCGACCCTCCCCCCGGTCCGAGGAGACGACGTGCCGCGCTCGACCAGACGCCTCGCCACCCTGCTCCTGGCACTCCTCACCGTCGCGGGCTCCGCCGCGGGGTACTCCACCGCCCAGCCCGGACCGCAGCGGTCGTCGCCACCGCAGCCGGTCGCCCGATCGCAGGCCGCGCAACCACAGGTCGAACCACCGCCCGGCGCGGCGTCCTACGCCTACGACGCCCTCGGCCGGCTCACCGGCGTCGTCGCGGCGGACGGCTCGGTCGTCCGCTACGGCTACGACGCGGCGGGCAACACCACCGGCGTCGAACGGCTCGGCACGCCCGCCGTCGCGGTCCTGTCGGCCGTGCCCGGCCGGGTGCGCCCCGGCGACTCCGTCACGGTCACCGGCAAGGGCTTCACCGCCACCGGCACCAGCGCCCGGTTCAACGGCACGCCCGGCACGGTCACCTCCGCGACACCCGACCGGCTCGTCGTGACCGTCCCCGAGGGCGCCGGCAGCGGCCCGCTGTCGGTCACCTCGCCGAACGGCACGGCCGCGCT
This region of Saccharothrix longispora genomic DNA includes:
- a CDS encoding DNA polymerase III subunit beta family protein, whose product is MPDPELLTIGAFARSSGLTAGALRFYADSGLLPPASVDHSSGYRYYTRDQAERAVTIRRLREVDMPLELIAEVLAPGSRDAARIIDDHVAHLAHRTRRAWETAAAVKAALGLVPSTPRVCLNGPVFTAAVEQVLTATAQEPELPVLNGVRVEVSADGVVLTATDRYRLATRTLVPTAPSEADWAVTVDADDLRLALPWTRRRHDLGVSTRAGRVHLRGDDGDARECRTLPEPFPDHRLLLASLPEVRTRVLVARNALLRDVEAQRDHRVRLDARGSGVVVSSAGTPPAPPVAAVVTGPPITIAFATTTLHPAIGTAVGPDVMLDFAGPHDPVVVRSADDGDLTTLVMPLRAEPEGRAR
- a CDS encoding Gfo/Idh/MocA family protein; translated protein: MSDTAGSRRRYAVVGVGHRAAMYVEALASEYADDGEVVAWCDPSPTRMSYYDAVLGYAPARYPPERFDDLLRERRPDAVVVTSPDATHHRYAVAALRAGCDVVVEKPLTTTAEGARAIAEAARDSVGGVVVTFNYRYSPRNGEVRRLIAGGAIGDVTSVHFEWVLDTVHGADYFRRWHRDKAHSGGLLVHKASHHFDMVHWWLGDVPRTVFALGGLRFYGAENAAARGLGPRPERSTGAPGTGTDPFALDLRADDVLRRLYLEAEPDDGYLRDRDVFSGGITTEDNLSVVVGYRSGASMSYSLNAHSPWEGYRVAVNGTAGRLELDVVERGHVPPVGAAGVVGRPVVDPSAGPGRAATADRPTAPDPRPPGERLLLQPHWSPARLVDVPRGEGAHGGGDAHLLADVFRPSGVEDPLGRRAGLRDGLLAAGVGIAANRSLDTGRAVRLADLFQEG
- a CDS encoding Lrp/AsnC family transcriptional regulator, which translates into the protein MQDSAAYDLDEIDRALVNVVQVAPRASWAEVGAALGVDPATAARRWNRLTGAGVVRVTAYPRLVGWARHRCLAFVEVDCEPATRERVIAELVGVPQIASVTIASSGRDLCLTVLTPDLASLSALVLGLTGVRATRTHLVTRMFTEGGTWRLDSLTGGQRAVLRPPPPAAGVLADTDRDLLVALAPDARCSVADLAERTGTSASTARRRLARAVRDGTLTFRCETAQPVTGWPVSASFWARVPPHGLRAVVDGLAALPEVRMCAAVTGADNLVISLWLRSLPDSRRFEERLSTHFPSLAVNDRTIELRAVKRMGCLLTPDGRSTAVVPVDPWAVRHDGPPPAP
- a CDS encoding choice-of-anchor B family protein, which encodes MKILRTAGLAVLTASLVALSMTAASAHDPDTPEGQAAARTFMADHVPAERHAVVGTAAGVPCVNGKADIYPCKNVDLLSVLPLSRMGGGNGNDIWGWTDPSSGKEYAIVGRTNGTAFVDVSTPTSPRYLGNLPSNGGSSSWRDMKVYQGHAFIVADFITGHGMQVFDLTRLRTVTTPQTFTADALYKGFGPAHNIAINEETGFAYAVGSNTCGGGPHIVDIRTPKSPVKAGCVSQDGYTHDTQCVVYRGPDTTYRGREICFNANEDTLTIVDVTTKSAPVQISRKGYSGAQYSHQGWLTEDQRYFLLDDELDESRGTDKRTKTYIWDLARLSSPVHTGTYSSPATAIDHNQYVKGGYTYQANYQAGLRILDVTQVASGRLTEVGYFDIHPASDSAKFNGAWSDYPYFASGIVLVNGIEQGLVVVRPNLPSR
- a CDS encoding DMT family transporter — its product is MHWVVLLLSAVLEAVWATALSRSEGFSKLWPTVVFAIAAAGSMGGLAYAMRGLPVGTAYAVWVGIGAALTAGYAMWSGTEPVSLVRALLLAGIVGCVIGLKLTH
- a CDS encoding phosphatase PAP2 family protein; translated protein: MITAVFETSADLYRAITEFAAGTPLWFQGFAEWGTDGGLVVFAVLFLLAAWRLRRAPSRSLAPALLAPFATVGAYAISETAKSFIEEERPCRAVAGALALAECPPVGDWSFPSNHATIAAASAGALVLAWRGLAPVVLPLAAIMALSRVFVGVHYPHDVAVGYLLGVTAAPLLALAFRPVAVALVDRFRPLLPGSTSPTPDADTVVVGAVDVTERIPRPTPAGDDATRRLPRVR